A stretch of Pseudomonadota bacterium DNA encodes these proteins:
- a CDS encoding glycosyltransferase, with translation MGNWLCFPDPHIGWLWNAVREGLRIIKDRKCDLIVATAPPYSSLIAGALLSRMSGKRLVLDYRDPWTARVWTGVRAGRWVSGINAWMERMVIRRAGAAVFVTERMRKDFQRRWGATTTARLHLIANGYHDRAYLDAIRPDNDGRLSIVYAGSLYGERRVGLIAEPLAALIAEGRLAPNAVAIHVFGGGVKTHDERRMDDLGLSGVLVKHDPVNHAMILRYLRGADLLYLPSGRDVRYALPFKLFDYLSVRVPILAVVPKDSAVADFMREVDCREIADIDDPQSVRDALSSLLLVRKQYTFRGAERYIWDAIALCYMAVLDKDLVCTARTGDVFIPDKV, from the coding sequence GGAATTGGCTGTGTTTCCCTGACCCGCATATAGGATGGTTGTGGAACGCCGTTCGAGAAGGGTTGCGGATCATCAAGGACCGGAAGTGTGACCTCATCGTGGCGACAGCGCCGCCCTATTCCTCGCTTATCGCAGGGGCACTCTTGAGCCGCATGAGCGGCAAGAGATTGGTCTTGGACTATCGCGACCCATGGACCGCTCGCGTTTGGACGGGGGTACGGGCCGGCCGGTGGGTGTCGGGTATCAATGCGTGGATGGAACGCATGGTTATACGCCGCGCCGGGGCCGCGGTGTTCGTCACGGAGCGCATGCGGAAGGACTTTCAGAGGCGTTGGGGCGCTACCACGACGGCGCGGCTGCATCTGATAGCGAACGGCTACCACGACAGGGCCTACCTCGACGCGATCCGGCCGGACAACGACGGCCGACTCAGCATCGTCTACGCCGGATCCCTGTACGGCGAGAGGCGAGTCGGTCTCATAGCGGAGCCGCTGGCGGCCCTGATCGCGGAGGGTCGACTGGCGCCCAACGCGGTGGCCATCCACGTATTCGGGGGTGGCGTGAAGACCCATGATGAAAGGCGCATGGATGACTTGGGTCTCTCCGGGGTGCTGGTGAAGCACGACCCGGTGAACCACGCGATGATCCTCCGCTACCTGAGGGGCGCCGATCTGCTCTACCTCCCCTCCGGTAGAGACGTCCGCTATGCCTTGCCCTTCAAGTTATTCGACTATCTCAGTGTCCGTGTTCCAATCCTGGCGGTGGTCCCGAAGGACTCGGCGGTTGCGGATTTCATGCGGGAAGTTGATTGCAGAGAAATCGCCGATATCGACGACCCGCAGTCTGTTCGCGACGCCCTATCGAGCTTGCTGCTCGTCCGCAAGCAGTACACGTTTCGGGGGGCGGAACGCTATATCTGGGATGCGATAGCGCTCTGTTATATGGCGGTTCTCGATAAGGATCTCGTTTGCACGGCCCGGACAGGTGATGTATTTATACCCGATAAAGTCTGA